A region from the Panicum hallii strain FIL2 chromosome 1, PHallii_v3.1, whole genome shotgun sequence genome encodes:
- the LOC112896378 gene encoding mitogen-activated protein kinase kinase kinase 18-like has translation MGVTGEWQRGPVIGRGASATVSIATDRRTGDVFAVKSVEIARAGVLEREQSLLSALSSPYVVSCLGADVSVAADGSGRMCYDLFLEYAPGGSLADEIKRCGGRCEEAVIRSRAADILRGLAYVHGAGVTHCDVKGRNVLLGADGRAMLADFGCARWMADEDGNAGIGTGGTIVRGTPMFMSPEAVRGEMQGAAADIWALGCTVIEMASGGAPWQQRFADPVAALHHVAHSGDVPQPPAWLSDEAKDFLSRCLIRDPAKRWTAEQLLQHPFAASSSAPMDPAAAKASPIELRVSPKSVLDQAFWDDSDSDTTGALRPADRVRALAYDAAADWTWSGEHWITVCAHTGIGDNYNDTTASAGFEADAGSSSTGVSEDQIGSGGGGEHMRVDAPDGHASSHGHHHGSSASHASSGSGSSSSGCNSVISGSNNDRCCSHSSNFASSRDWHAPFGRRNLAATAEQIGDCGFCRDGNNNMMQAEAMVRHGTAVHDGPPTPSAFSFPQT, from the exons ATGGGGGTGACCGGGGAATGGCAACGGGGGCCGGTGATTGGCCGTGGCGCGTCGGCCACAGTGTCAATCGCCACGGACCGGCGCACGGGCGACGTGTTCGCGGTGAAGTCCGTGGAGATCGCGCGCGCCGGCGTGCTCGAGCGCGAGCAGAGTTTACTCTCTGCTCTGAGCTCGCCGTACGTCGTGTCGTGCCTGGGCGCCGACGTGTCGGTGGCGGCGGACGGGAGTGGACGGATGTGCTACGACCTGTTCTTGGAGTACGCACCGGGCGGATCGCTGGCCGACGAGATCAAGCGGTGCGGCGGTCGGTGCGAGGAGGCCGTGATACGGTCGCGCGCGGCAGACATCCTCCGCGGGCTGGCCTACGTGCACGGCGCCGGCGTCACGCACTGCGACGTCAAGGGCCGGAACGTGCTGCTCGGCGCCGACGGGCGCGCCATGCTCGCCGACTTCGGGTGCGCGCGCTGGATGGCGGACGAGGACGGCAATGCCGGCATCGGGACTGGTGGGACGATCGTCAGGGGCACGCCAATGTTCATGTCGCCGGAGGCCGTGCGTGGCGAGATGCAGGGGGCGGCAGCCGACATCTGGGCGCTCGGGTGCACGGTGATCGAGATGGCCTCCGGCGGCGCGCCGTGGCAGCAGCGGTTCGCCGACCCCGTCGCGGCTCTCCACCACGTCGCGCACTCCGGCGACGTCCCTCAGCCCCCCGCCTGGCTCTCCGACGAGGCGAAGGACTTCCTGTCCCGTTGCTTGATCAGGGACCCGGCCAAGCGGTGGACTGCGGAGCAGCTTCTCCAGCACCCGTTCGCCGCGTCCTCCTCGGCGCCCATGGATCCCGCCGCCGCCAAGGCTTCGCCGATCGAGCTCCGGGTGTCGCCCAAGAGCGTCCTCGACCAGGCATTCTGGGACGATTCCGACTCCGACACGACGGGGGCGCTCAGACCCGCCGACCGCGTCCGCGCGTTGGCATACGACGCCGCGGCCGACTGGACCTGGAGCGGCGAGCACTGGATCACCGTCTGCGCGCACACCGGCATCGGCGACAACTACAACGACACGACAGCATCAGCAGGATTCGAGGCGGACGCCGGAAGCAGCAGCACGGGAGTGTCCGAGGACCAAAttggcagtggcggcggcggcgagcacaTGCGCGTGGACGCTCCCGACGGCCACGCCTCGTCACATGGCCACCATCACGGCAGCTCAGCGTCTCACGCGAGCTCTGGCAGTGGTAGTAGCTCGTCTGGCTGTAACAGCGTGATTAGCGGCAGTAACAATGACAGGTGTTGTAGCCATAGCAGTAATTTCGCAAGTTCTC GTGATTGGCATGCGCCGTTCGGGAGAAGGAATTTGGCAGCGACGGCAGAACAGATTGGAGATTG TGGCTTTTGCCGCGATGGTAACAACAATATGATGCAAGCTGAGGCCATGGTACGGCATGGGACCGCAGTGCACGACGGGCCGCCAACCCCGTCGGCGTTCAGCTTCCCACAGACCTGA